Proteins from one Apis cerana isolate GH-2021 linkage group LG11, AcerK_1.0, whole genome shotgun sequence genomic window:
- the LOC107997773 gene encoding heparan sulfate glucosamine 3-O-sulfotransferase 6, with protein sequence MEIRKGPWSKKILVPACFLVILIWIFLIDNSLLLAGLSGKVALQKPRNFVSFARDPNLDRLTIKESSLINDVESKHSKLSKLHLVSLWAGNNTVKGNTGFMRKYQILKQQGLMPSKQLPTALIIGVKKGGTRALLEFLRLHPAIRAAGSEVHFFDHHYIKGFHWYRHRMPPTLATQITMEKTPSYFVTSEVPRRVQRMNSGMKLILVVRDPVTRAISDYTQVKSKRANMPRFEDLAFLNGSKIVDTSWVPLKIGVYARHLERWLQYFPLSQFLFVSGERLIMDPVAEITRVQDFLGLKRVICEKHFYFNATKGFPCLLKSEERPTPHCLGKNKGRSHPYIDPVAIQRLRDFYRPFNQRFYQLTGMDFGWL encoded by the exons ATGGAAATTAGAAAAGGGCCTTGGTCGAAAAAAATCCTGGTTCCAGCCTGTTTTTTGGTAATTCTCATCTGGATTTTTCTAATCGACAATTCATTACTGCTTGCCGGTTTGTCTGGCAAAGTAGCATTACAAAAACCcagaaatttcgtttctttcgctCGCGATCCGAATTTGGACCGTTTAACAATCAAGGAATCCTCTCTGATAAATGATGTCGAATCGAAACACTCAAAACTATCGAAACTTCATCTGGTGTCGCTTTGGGCAGGCAACAACACTGTTAAAGGAAACACAGGATTCATGCGAAAATATCAGATTTTGAAACAGCAAGGTTTAATGCCAAGTAAACAATTACCAACTGCTTTGATAATCGGTGTTAAAAAAGGCGGGACAAGAGCGttgttagaatttttaagattgcATCCTGCTATTCGTGCTGCTGGATCTGAAGTACATTTTTTTGATCATCATTATATCAAAGGATTTCATTGGTatag ACATAGGATGCCTCCAACTTTAGCCACTCAAATCACAATGGAGAAAACCCCATCGTACTTTGTAACAAGTGAAGTACCGAGGAGAGTACAACGCATGAATTCAGGGATGAAATTGATTCTTGTGGTAAGGGATCCAGTTACTCGAGCGATATCCGATTATACTCAAGTGAAGAGCAAACGTGCTAATATGCCGAGATTCGAGGATTTAGCGTTTTTGAATGGATCGAAGATCGTGGACACATCATGGGTACCATTGAAAATCGGAGTATACGCACGACATTTGGAGAGATGGcttcaatattttccattatcacaatttctttttgtatccGGAGAAAGATTAATCATGGATCCTGTCGCCGAGATTACGAGGGTTCAGGATTTTTTAGGCCTAAAAAGAGTTATTTGtgagaaacatttttatttcaatgccACAAAAGGATTCCCTTGTCTGCTCAAATCTGAGGAACGTCCTACACCCCATTGCCTTG gtaAAAACAAAGGTCGTAGTCATCCTTATATAGATCCTGTAGCTA